A single genomic interval of uncultured Desulfobacter sp. harbors:
- the hisS gene encoding histidine--tRNA ligase, whose translation MQTIRGFRDILPEQIALWQKVEQEAAALFESFGYREIRIPIVEKTALFARSIGEATDIVEKEMYTFEDRKGEMLTLRPEATASICRSYIQHKMYASEPVRKFYLTGPMFRRERPQKGRYRQFYQIDAEVFGVESPYIDSELIFLLHTLLQRLGLEGLSAHINSLGCPACRPDFQNALLDFLGERKDNLCENCKRRLVKNPLRILDCKAQTCRQALEGAPATVDHLCPDCRTHFDIVKNSLEKLGVDFMVDDTLVRGLDYYTRTAWEIQTTTLGAQSAVAGGGRYDRLVEELGGPSTPAIGFAIGFDRLVEVMEQLDKQVSEKGPDLFIVSLGADAQEHAFEWSCRLNTMGIRTDTDFRGKSMKALMKRANKLNAAFVLIVGDDELAQKKLVLRNMATKEQTEIGLDNLVNDLKKLIKC comes from the coding sequence ATGCAGACCATACGCGGGTTCAGAGATATTTTACCGGAGCAAATTGCTCTGTGGCAAAAGGTGGAACAAGAAGCGGCAGCCCTGTTTGAATCCTTTGGATACAGGGAAATCCGTATCCCCATTGTGGAAAAAACAGCATTGTTTGCCCGGAGTATCGGAGAAGCAACCGATATTGTTGAAAAGGAGATGTATACCTTTGAAGACAGAAAAGGTGAGATGCTCACACTGCGGCCCGAGGCCACGGCATCCATTTGCAGGTCGTATATCCAGCATAAAATGTATGCTTCCGAACCGGTGCGCAAGTTCTACCTGACAGGTCCCATGTTCCGTCGGGAGCGACCGCAAAAAGGGCGCTACCGCCAGTTTTACCAGATTGATGCCGAGGTTTTCGGGGTAGAATCCCCTTATATCGACAGTGAACTGATTTTTCTTTTGCACACATTGCTGCAGCGTCTTGGACTTGAAGGCCTCTCGGCCCATATCAACAGCCTTGGCTGCCCGGCCTGCCGCCCTGATTTTCAAAACGCCCTGCTGGATTTTTTAGGCGAACGAAAAGACAATCTGTGTGAGAACTGTAAACGCAGGCTGGTTAAAAATCCGTTGCGGATACTGGACTGCAAAGCACAAACATGCAGACAGGCCCTTGAAGGGGCACCTGCCACAGTGGATCACCTGTGCCCGGACTGCCGTACCCATTTTGACATCGTGAAAAACAGCCTTGAAAAACTCGGGGTGGATTTCATGGTCGATGACACCCTGGTGCGTGGACTTGACTATTATACCCGCACAGCCTGGGAGATTCAAACCACAACGCTTGGTGCCCAGTCCGCCGTTGCCGGGGGCGGCCGGTACGACCGTCTGGTGGAAGAGCTTGGCGGGCCCTCAACACCAGCCATCGGGTTTGCCATCGGGTTTGACCGTCTGGTGGAAGTTATGGAACAGCTTGACAAACAGGTATCTGAAAAGGGCCCTGACCTTTTTATTGTCAGCCTGGGGGCGGATGCCCAGGAACATGCATTTGAATGGTCCTGCAGGCTTAATACCATGGGCATCAGAACAGATACGGATTTCCGTGGAAAAAGCATGAAAGCATTGATGAAGCGGGCAAACAAGCTTAATGCCGCGTTTGTTCTTATTGTCGGGGACGATGAACTTGCCCAAAAAAAACTTGTGCTGCGCAACATGGCGACCAAGGAACAAACAGAAATCGGCCTGGATAATCTGGTGAATGACCTGAAAAAATTAATTAAATGTTAA
- the aspS gene encoding aspartate--tRNA ligase encodes MTDLLGDMKRTHSCIEVGESHTGQDVVLMGWVQHRRDHGGVIFVDLRDREGITQVVFDPSVSGAVHEKAQEIRNEYVLGIKGKVSARPADMVNSRMTTGAIEVLVDELRIFSRAKTPPFQIEDRVDASETIRLQYRYLDLRRTQLKNNMLVRHKTTMTVRNYLDANGFIDIETPVLTKSTPEGARDYLVPSRVNQGDFYALPQSPQLFKQLLMVAGFDRYYQVVKCFRDEDLRADRQPEFTQIDMELSFVDEQEVMAITEGLIKAIFKNVLDVDFPEPFPSMTWAEAMERFGIDRPDLRFGLELKNVSDIVANADFKVFASVVKNGGLVKAINAKGCADFSRKQIDELTEFAAVYRAKGLAWIKIKEDQWQSPIAKFFSDDEKEALKQRLDLEPGDIVFFVADQPKITNEALGQLRNELARRLGLIDDNEYKFTWITHFPMFEYDETEKRYQALHHPFTAPMESDIDKLESNPLDVNSRAYDLVLNGVEIGGGSIRIHDSELQERVLKCLGIGKEDANEKFGFLLDALTFGAPPHGGLAFGLDRLVMLLCREDSIRSVIAFPKTQKATCLMTQAPSKAVPGQLQELAIKTVKPIE; translated from the coding sequence GTGACTGATTTACTTGGAGATATGAAACGCACCCACTCTTGCATCGAGGTGGGAGAAAGCCACACTGGCCAGGACGTCGTACTCATGGGGTGGGTTCAGCACCGCCGGGACCACGGCGGCGTTATTTTTGTGGACCTTCGGGACCGGGAAGGCATTACCCAGGTTGTGTTTGATCCGTCGGTCTCCGGAGCTGTCCATGAAAAAGCCCAGGAAATCAGAAATGAGTATGTCCTGGGCATCAAAGGAAAGGTGTCGGCAAGACCTGCGGACATGGTAAACTCCAGGATGACCACCGGTGCCATAGAGGTGCTTGTGGACGAACTGCGGATTTTTTCAAGAGCCAAAACACCTCCCTTTCAGATTGAAGACCGGGTGGATGCATCGGAAACGATCCGACTCCAGTACCGTTATCTGGATTTAAGGCGCACCCAGCTTAAAAACAATATGCTGGTCCGGCACAAAACGACCATGACGGTTCGAAATTATCTGGATGCCAACGGATTTATAGATATTGAAACCCCGGTTTTGACCAAAAGCACCCCCGAAGGCGCCAGGGATTATCTGGTTCCTTCCCGGGTCAACCAGGGCGACTTTTATGCCCTGCCCCAGTCTCCCCAGCTGTTCAAGCAGCTTTTGATGGTTGCCGGCTTTGACCGGTATTACCAGGTTGTCAAATGTTTCAGGGACGAGGACCTGCGGGCGGACCGCCAGCCCGAGTTTACCCAGATTGATATGGAGCTCTCCTTTGTGGATGAGCAGGAGGTGATGGCGATTACCGAAGGGCTGATCAAGGCCATATTCAAAAATGTGCTGGATGTGGACTTTCCCGAACCCTTCCCCAGCATGACCTGGGCCGAGGCCATGGAACGATTCGGTATAGACCGTCCTGATTTAAGGTTTGGTCTGGAATTAAAAAATGTGTCCGACATTGTGGCCAATGCGGATTTCAAAGTGTTTGCCTCTGTGGTTAAAAACGGCGGGCTGGTCAAAGCCATCAATGCCAAAGGCTGTGCGGATTTTTCCAGAAAACAGATTGATGAGCTCACCGAATTTGCAGCCGTTTACAGGGCCAAGGGTCTGGCCTGGATAAAGATAAAGGAAGACCAGTGGCAGTCCCCCATTGCCAAATTCTTCTCTGATGATGAAAAAGAGGCGTTAAAGCAGCGCCTGGATCTTGAACCCGGTGATATTGTCTTTTTTGTGGCGGACCAACCCAAGATCACCAATGAAGCATTAGGCCAGTTGAGAAACGAGTTGGCACGCAGGCTTGGGCTCATTGATGACAATGAGTACAAATTTACCTGGATTACCCATTTCCCCATGTTTGAATATGATGAAACGGAAAAACGCTACCAGGCGCTTCATCATCCGTTTACCGCACCCATGGAATCGGATATCGACAAACTGGAGAGCAATCCCCTGGACGTCAACTCCCGGGCCTATGACCTGGTTCTGAACGGTGTTGAGATCGGCGGCGGCAGTATCCGTATCCATGACAGCGAACTGCAGGAGCGGGTGCTCAAGTGCTTAGGAATCGGTAAAGAAGACGCCAATGAGAAGTTTGGTTTCCTGCTGGACGCCCTGACGTTTGGCGCACCGCCCCACGGTGGTCTGGCATTTGGCCTGGATCGTCTGGTGATGCTGCTTTGCCGTGAGGATTCCATCCGCAGTGTCATTGCCTTTCCAAAAACCCAGAAAGCCACCTGCCTGATGACCCAGGCGCCTTCAAAGGCGGTTCCGGGGCAGCTTCAGGAGTTGGCCATTAAAACGGTAAAACCCATCGAGTAA
- a CDS encoding CoA-binding protein, giving the protein MSQTNPFPYYVGVNSLEEIANKDTRCVVMNLLGGESKGVTPTSHEFSGGNIVAGVQYGKSGAKMETKIGDIPAFGSIKEIIDAGIEFDTGVIYLPPTAVGAAAAELIAQNPKLKKIVILTEKVSVKDSQFIRAIAQENKIDVFGGNCLGIGNSWEQVRVGGALGGNNPGESLVKGSVAVYSNSGNFSTTIPEYLKTAGFGTSTVLSSGKDLYIQFAFAEFLYCAENDPRTKAIFCYIEPGGYYEKQALDWVQDGTIKLTKPIVACVIGRWKANLSRAVGHAGAIAGGGDDALAKEKWFDEYFGIGMFDSENPKASKKGVRIESIQDAPLAMTALYKEIGEDTDFAPKGDLSLKPWFVNEQGLDLPAKLHMDAVEAMEPYNDAIKKMGNQVGAQLTRESMRNKSGASRMNRKTDVTEVHGVPVLDLVVKHFALSNFFAVTSVLPDEKYLPLANAIMNYFTAVGTQYMDISARARANGALPNAYLGAAVLTSGNCKLYQDMKEMTDKMIDLFYVDIHGNASVNDALVDEKLSQKIMPQGETTAKEAEVAAFFGELLAKQGLETIFTKYAQKYAEANSDVNKLSLLLAAMTLSVIWTPLVDRQMTRETATDVSTYLACNGVIVGCCAPQYEVNDFYKSLVELNDLSVLNTDFATTCFKLLFNRDCDAKEQFAINGLLNLLMSNGPGTISAKGAKESVSGGNFIATCYSGWMNNTGRDHGGNGFEAIKFLKDAFGDFDPYLEPDDAKREAKLAELAQATAQKYLETKTTAKREGIMNYFKVPCVNHPVFKGKPVNYDPREVFMDKLFTERNEINHFQVFYHHLVKKMFEVGATKNVFCVNIDGVIATISLDLLWKDVNSGKIDGKAMQDIAFIMFLLGRMVGCSAEIADHKARGNIMDCRTPASQVEFVG; this is encoded by the coding sequence ATGAGCCAAACTAATCCGTTCCCCTACTACGTGGGAGTAAATAGTCTAGAAGAAATAGCAAATAAAGATACCCGGTGCGTGGTGATGAATCTTCTGGGTGGTGAAAGTAAAGGCGTAACCCCCACATCACATGAATTCAGCGGCGGTAACATTGTTGCTGGTGTTCAATATGGAAAATCCGGTGCAAAGATGGAAACCAAAATTGGTGATATCCCTGCATTCGGCAGCATTAAAGAGATTATTGACGCAGGTATCGAATTTGATACAGGTGTTATCTATCTGCCCCCCACAGCGGTTGGCGCTGCTGCGGCTGAACTTATTGCCCAGAATCCCAAACTGAAGAAAATCGTCATTTTGACTGAAAAAGTTTCCGTCAAAGATTCCCAGTTTATCCGTGCAATAGCACAGGAAAATAAAATCGACGTATTTGGTGGAAACTGCCTGGGTATCGGCAACTCCTGGGAACAGGTCCGTGTTGGTGGCGCCCTGGGCGGTAACAATCCGGGTGAATCTCTGGTAAAAGGAAGTGTTGCGGTTTACAGTAACTCAGGTAACTTCAGTACAACCATCCCTGAATATTTGAAAACAGCCGGTTTCGGTACATCCACCGTATTAAGCTCCGGTAAAGACCTTTATATCCAGTTCGCTTTCGCAGAATTCCTGTACTGCGCTGAAAACGATCCCAGAACCAAAGCCATCTTCTGCTACATTGAGCCCGGCGGATATTATGAAAAACAGGCATTGGACTGGGTTCAAGACGGCACCATTAAACTGACCAAACCGATTGTTGCGTGTGTAATCGGTCGCTGGAAAGCCAATTTAAGCCGTGCGGTTGGTCATGCCGGCGCCATTGCCGGTGGTGGCGATGATGCCCTTGCAAAAGAGAAATGGTTTGATGAGTATTTCGGTATTGGTATGTTTGATTCTGAAAACCCGAAAGCGTCCAAGAAGGGTGTCAGAATCGAATCCATCCAGGATGCGCCGCTTGCCATGACTGCGCTGTATAAAGAAATCGGAGAGGATACCGATTTTGCACCCAAGGGCGACCTGAGCCTGAAACCCTGGTTCGTAAATGAACAGGGTCTTGATCTGCCTGCAAAACTGCACATGGACGCTGTTGAAGCCATGGAACCCTACAACGATGCCATTAAAAAAATGGGTAATCAGGTAGGTGCCCAGCTGACCAGAGAATCCATGCGCAACAAGTCCGGCGCAAGCCGCATGAACCGCAAAACCGACGTTACCGAAGTACATGGCGTCCCGGTTCTCGATCTCGTTGTAAAGCATTTTGCGCTTTCCAACTTCTTTGCCGTAACTTCTGTACTTCCCGATGAGAAATATCTGCCGCTGGCCAATGCTATAATGAACTATTTCACGGCAGTGGGTACGCAGTATATGGATATTAGCGCCCGCGCCCGCGCGAATGGCGCCCTGCCTAACGCTTATCTTGGCGCTGCAGTGTTAACATCCGGTAACTGCAAACTGTATCAAGACATGAAAGAGATGACCGACAAAATGATCGATCTCTTCTATGTTGATATCCATGGCAATGCTTCTGTAAACGACGCGCTCGTTGATGAAAAACTGTCACAGAAGATTATGCCCCAGGGTGAAACCACTGCTAAGGAAGCAGAAGTAGCTGCATTCTTCGGTGAACTGCTGGCCAAACAAGGTTTGGAAACCATCTTCACCAAATATGCCCAGAAATATGCCGAAGCAAACAGTGATGTAAACAAACTCAGCCTGCTTCTGGCTGCCATGACCTTAAGTGTTATCTGGACGCCTCTGGTTGACAGGCAGATGACCCGTGAAACCGCTACAGATGTTAGTACATATCTGGCGTGCAACGGTGTTATTGTCGGTTGCTGCGCACCCCAGTATGAAGTCAACGATTTCTACAAATCCTTGGTAGAACTCAACGATCTGTCCGTGCTGAATACTGACTTTGCAACTACCTGCTTTAAACTGCTGTTCAACCGTGACTGCGATGCAAAAGAACAGTTTGCCATCAACGGCCTGCTCAACCTGCTGATGTCCAACGGCCCGGGTACCATCAGTGCCAAGGGTGCCAAGGAATCCGTCAGTGGCGGTAACTTTATCGCTACATGCTACTCCGGCTGGATGAACAACACCGGTCGTGACCATGGCGGCAACGGTTTTGAAGCCATCAAGTTCCTCAAAGACGCCTTTGGTGATTTTGATCCGTACCTGGAACCCGATGACGCAAAACGCGAAGCAAAACTTGCAGAACTGGCCCAGGCTACTGCTCAAAAATACCTGGAAACCAAAACAACGGCTAAACGCGAAGGTATCATGAACTACTTCAAGGTACCGTGCGTAAACCATCCTGTATTCAAAGGAAAACCGGTTAACTACGATCCGCGCGAAGTTTTCATGGACAAGCTGTTCACTGAAAGAAACGAGATCAACCACTTCCAGGTATTCTATCATCACCTGGTTAAAAAGATGTTTGAAGTCGGCGCCACCAAGAACGTATTCTGCGTTAATATTGACGGCGTTATCGCAACCATCTCTCTTGATCTTCTCTGGAAAGATGTTAACAGCGGAAAAATTGATGGCAAAGCAATGCAGGATATCGCATTTATCATGTTCCTGCTTGGTCGTATGGTGGGTTGCTCTGCTGAAATTGCTGACCACAAAGCTCGTGGTAACATCATGGATTGCCGTACTCCGGCCAGCCAGGTTGAATTTGTTGGCTAG
- the minD gene encoding septum site-determining protein MinD, giving the protein MEGKIIVVTSGKGGVGKTTATSSIGAALALEGKRVAIVDMDIGLRNLDVVMGLENRIVFNIVDVVQGKCKIDQAAIRDRRIDNLFLIPASQSDNKDVLSPEGVERVAKELRKKFDYVIMDSPAGIERGFENSIAGANEAVVVCTPDVSAVRDADRVIGLLYARSLEPKLIVNRIEPARVERGEMLSHEDVLDILSIDLAGLVPMDEKVLISSNTGTPLVLQNDSTAGQAFRRIAKRLNGEDIPIELPNRKTSVWSKLSKTFGLR; this is encoded by the coding sequence TTGGAAGGAAAAATTATTGTCGTAACATCTGGAAAGGGCGGCGTGGGAAAAACAACAGCGACCTCTTCCATTGGGGCAGCCCTGGCACTTGAAGGAAAAAGGGTTGCCATTGTGGATATGGATATCGGACTGCGTAACCTTGATGTGGTTATGGGCCTGGAAAACCGGATCGTTTTTAATATTGTAGATGTGGTCCAGGGCAAGTGCAAGATTGACCAGGCAGCCATCCGGGATAGACGTATTGACAATCTTTTTCTAATCCCGGCCTCCCAAAGTGATAATAAAGATGTGTTGTCACCGGAAGGGGTTGAGCGGGTGGCCAAGGAGCTGCGCAAAAAATTTGATTACGTGATCATGGATTCTCCGGCCGGCATTGAAAGAGGGTTTGAAAACTCCATTGCCGGCGCCAATGAAGCGGTTGTGGTCTGCACGCCGGATGTCTCCGCCGTCAGGGACGCAGATCGCGTTATCGGCCTTTTGTACGCCCGTTCCCTGGAACCCAAACTCATTGTCAACCGTATTGAACCGGCCCGTGTGGAACGCGGTGAAATGCTCAGTCATGAAGATGTGCTGGATATATTATCCATTGATCTGGCAGGACTTGTGCCCATGGATGAAAAGGTACTCATCTCCTCCAACACCGGTACGCCGTTGGTGCTCCAGAACGATTCAACCGCCGGACAGGCCTTTCGCAGAATTGCCAAACGTCTGAATGGAGAAGATATTCCCATTGAGTTGCCGAATCGGAAAACCAGCGTATGGAGCAAACTGAGTAAAACTTTCGGGTTAAGATAA
- the minE gene encoding cell division topological specificity factor MinE, producing MLQDFLRRFTGQKRRSSDDAKKRLQFSLVYDKLEVNDTTLTDLQTDIVDVISKYFEIDKDALELKVKNDKDVSALVFNTPILHVKRKRA from the coding sequence ATGCTGCAAGATTTTTTGAGACGGTTCACAGGCCAGAAAAGAAGAAGTAGTGACGACGCAAAAAAGCGCCTTCAATTTTCTTTAGTTTATGACAAGCTGGAGGTGAACGATACCACGTTGACGGATCTTCAGACGGATATCGTTGATGTGATATCAAAATACTTTGAAATTGATAAGGATGCGTTGGAGCTTAAGGTCAAAAATGATAAAGATGTCTCTGCCCTGGTGTTTAACACCCCGATTCTCCATGTGAAGAGAAAACGGGCATAA
- a CDS encoding ATP-grasp domain-containing protein codes for MQLTGLKYGKQLMDIVDFPVAETLTETATKEEIEALLKKGGKLVVKPSFMGSAGKKGKAGLVRIVDNYADAVQAKKDLFYAEYQQGPVTHKANGVTFEEFVASDAELYVSITTSTITRTPVMLLIVEGGVEVEELPDDKKAIVPFNPNEGLRGYHINDALLKLKCPKPFISPLVQQLPKLWDLYNNYGLTMIELNPIRMKKGKRPLPVACDVKAAFDQDDPAHTRIKFPNEVFATELTEFETEINQLRTYQGQSDVVELNPNGTILPFMFGGGANSAATEVLGDKAIFSSDFGGNPPYAKMKEIASISYRHFLKNANIVQIIGGKANNTDIFVTIKAMLDALRENIHLNPDIHVVIGRGGPNVVQGMIYARDLLDSMKIPYKMFGFDSSMIGVLNYTLELDAWIEANKKK; via the coding sequence ATGCAACTAACTGGATTAAAATATGGAAAGCAATTGATGGATATCGTTGATTTCCCCGTAGCAGAGACCCTGACAGAGACTGCTACCAAAGAAGAGATTGAAGCGTTGCTGAAAAAGGGCGGAAAACTCGTTGTAAAACCGTCTTTCATGGGCAGTGCCGGTAAAAAAGGAAAAGCCGGTCTGGTAAGAATAGTCGATAACTATGCCGATGCCGTCCAGGCCAAAAAAGATCTTTTCTATGCCGAATATCAGCAAGGCCCTGTGACACATAAAGCAAACGGCGTTACATTTGAAGAATTTGTCGCATCTGACGCTGAGCTTTATGTAAGTATCACAACCTCAACAATTACCAGAACGCCTGTCATGCTTCTGATTGTTGAAGGTGGTGTTGAAGTTGAAGAACTTCCGGACGACAAAAAAGCCATCGTTCCGTTTAACCCCAATGAAGGCCTTAGAGGGTATCATATCAATGATGCACTGCTTAAACTTAAATGCCCCAAACCTTTCATCAGCCCGCTGGTACAGCAGCTTCCCAAGCTGTGGGATCTGTATAACAATTATGGCCTGACCATGATTGAGCTGAACCCCATCCGCATGAAAAAAGGCAAACGCCCCCTTCCGGTGGCTTGCGACGTTAAAGCCGCTTTTGACCAGGATGATCCCGCACATACCCGTATCAAATTCCCCAATGAAGTATTTGCTACTGAATTGACGGAATTTGAAACTGAGATCAACCAGCTGAGAACCTATCAGGGACAGAGCGACGTTGTGGAACTCAACCCCAACGGAACCATCCTGCCCTTCATGTTTGGTGGTGGTGCCAACAGTGCGGCCACTGAGGTTCTGGGCGACAAAGCGATCTTCTCATCAGACTTTGGTGGAAACCCGCCCTATGCAAAGATGAAAGAGATTGCAAGCATTTCCTATAGACATTTTCTGAAGAATGCGAACATTGTTCAGATCATTGGTGGTAAAGCAAACAACACCGATATTTTTGTTACCATCAAAGCGATGCTGGACGCCCTGAGGGAAAACATCCATCTGAATCCGGATATCCACGTTGTAATCGGTCGTGGTGGACCAAACGTCGTGCAGGGAATGATTTATGCCCGTGACCTTCTTGACAGTATGAAAATCCCTTACAAAATGTTCGGTTTCGACAGTAGTATGATTGGTGTATTGAATTACACCCTGGAACTGGATGCATGGATTGAAGCAAATAAGAAAAAATAA